The window AATTAAATCCACTCCTTCCATCTCTTCAATGATGAAGAACCCCCCACTGATTAAAGTTTCACTTTATAAGCATTAAGTAAGTTTCGAGTCAAAGTGACAATAATGTTAGACTAAACTTTTTATTGTCATCCTAAACGATGGTTCATCGATTTCTTTTTTCTTAACATAGCTGTATAAAGCTTAAAAGGAGAGAGTATCTTGAATATTTCGGAAATAAATAATCAATTATTTAGAACGGTTAATAGCTTAGGGAAAGAATATCGATACCTTAATTTACCAATGATAATCATTGCTGAATATACAGTTTTTTTCTTAGCTATTTTCGTTATACTGTTGTGGTTTACTAAAAATAAAGAACATAAAATAATGCTTATTTGCGGAAGTATAGCGTTTATTTTGGCTGAAATTGTAGGGAAACTTGCAGGATTATTGCATTTTAATCATCAACCATTTGCTGTCCTTGCAAATACGAATCAATTAATCGAAAAAGCAGTCGATAATTCTTTTCCTAGCGATCATACTATTTTATTTTTTTCATTTTGTATGACCTTTTGGTTGTTTAAAAAAGGGACATGGTTTGGCTGGATTTTGTTAGCTATATTAGTGGGCGTTTCACGTATTTGGGTAGGCGTGCATTATC of the Lysinibacillus fusiformis genome contains:
- a CDS encoding undecaprenyl-diphosphatase, with product MNISEINNQLFRTVNSLGKEYRYLNLPMIIIAEYTVFFLAIFVILLWFTKNKEHKIMLICGSIAFILAEIVGKLAGLLHFNHQPFAVLANTNQLIEKAVDNSFPSDHTILFFSFCMTFWLFKKGTWFGWILLAILVGVSRIWVGVHYPLDVFVGAVIGITCASIIYFTVPKLTVLTTAITKYEAIEKVIIANFIKTKI